Below is a genomic region from Actinoallomurus bryophytorum.
GGGCTGATGTCGTGTGGGATCGTCTTCCCGCTCGCCATGCGCGAGGTCGACCTGTCCGTCGGCGGCATGTACGCCCTGTGCATGGTCGTCGGGGCCGTCCTCATCCGGGACGGACTCGGCACGTGGTTCGCGCTCCTCGCGATCCTTGTGCTGTCGGCCGCTCTCGGCGCCCTCAACGGTGTCCTGACGACCTACATGGGCCTGCCGTCGTTCATCGTCACGCTCGCCACGGCGCTGCTCTTCCGTGGCGCCGGCCTCGCGCTGGCCGACGGCAAGCAGATCACCGACCTGCCGCAGAACGACGCGTTCTTCACCTTCCTCGGCGGCGATGTGGCCGGCGTTCCCACCGCGGTGTGGATCGCCGCCGTCCTGGTCGTCGGGCTGACCGTCCTGTTCACCCGTACGAGGTTCGGAGCACGGGTACGGGCCATCGGCTCCAACCCCGAGGCGGCCGCGTTCAGCGGCCTGCCGGTGGTGCGCACGCGGATCGCGGCACTCTCGCTGTCCGGGCTCATGGCGGGCACGGCGGCGATCTTCTCGCTCGCGTTCTTCATGGCGGGTGACCCGACGGTCGGCCAGGGCTACGAGCTGACCGCCATCGCCGCGGCCATCATCGGCGGCACGCCGCTCGCGGGGGGCCGCGGATCGGTCGTGGGCGCGGTCGTCGGCTGCCTCATCCTCAGTGTCGTCGCCTCGGCACTGGCCTTCTTCCAGGTCCCGATCAACTGGACCACCTTCGCGACCGGCGGCGTCATTCTCGTCGCCGTCGGCGCGGACACCCTGCTGCGCCGCTTCCGGAGCACGCGTTCCGCCGGCGCCTGACCGACCCCCCGCCCGTACGCCAGGAGACGACGAATGAACCAGCGCACACCATGGCGGGCCGGCCTCGCCGCGATCCTCGTCCTCGGCCTCACCGCCGCCTGTGGAGACAGCGGGGCGGGCTCGGGCTCGAAGAAGCTCAAGATGGGCATCGCCGTACCGAACAACAGCCTGAACTTCGCCCGTGAGATGTACCAGGGGGCGACGTCGGCGGCCCAGCACGCGGGCAACATCGACTTCAAGGTGGTCGGCCCGCCCAACACCGACGGCCCGGCCGAGGTCCAGCTCTTCCAGAACCTCGTCGTCACCCACCGGGACGGCGTCGTCCTGTTCAACCTCGATCCGCCGATCTTCACCCGCCCCGCGGCGCAGGCCGTCGACCAGGGCGTGCCGGTCGTCGCGCTGGACACGGCGCCGACCCCGGGCAGCAAGGTGGGTTTCTTCGTCGGGACCGACAACTACGAGCTGGGCGGCCTGCTCGCCCAGGCGGCCGTCAAGAAGCTCGGCGCCGACACGAAGGGCACCGTCGTGATCGGCCAGACCGACCCGGGCGTGCCGGTGCTCGACAACCGGGTCAAGGGCATCAAGGAGACGTTCGCCAAGCTGGCGCCGGGCATCAAGACGCTCGGCCCGTTCCACACCTACAGCGACCCGGCGCAGAACTACAACGCGTGGATCGCGCAGGTGCACGCGCACCCGGACGCCGTCGCCTTCCTCGGCGTCGGCGACGCGGACAGCTACGACCTCGCCAAGATCAAGCAGCAGGAGAAGGGGGAGTACCTCACCGCGGGCTTCGACGTCGACCCCAAGACGCTGCAGGCGGTCAAGGACGGCACCAACTTCGCGGGCATCGACCCCGAGCACTTCCTGAAGGGCTACATCTCCACCGCGGTCCTGGCCCAGACCGTACGGGACGGGAAGAAGCTGCCGAACGGCTGGTTCAAGACGCCCGGCATGGTGGTCGACAGCGGCAACATCGATGAGGTCATCGCGCGGGAGAAGTCGCCGGAGGCGGCCTACGCCTGGTACAAGCCGCAGATCGACAAGCTCCTCGCCAACGTCGGCGGCAACTTGAGGCCCCTGTCGCAGGCCCGCTGACATGCTGACGGCGACCGGTCTCGTCAAGCACTACGGCGGCGTCGCCGCGCTGGACGACGCCGGGATCACCGCCGAGAGCGGGCAGGTGCACGCCCTCGTGGGAGAGAACGGCGCGGGCAAGTCCACGCTCGTCAAGATCATCTCTGGTGCCGTCCGGCCCGACGCGGGCAGCGTCGAGCTGGACGGTCACCCGGTCCGCTTCGCGAACACCCGGCAGGCGTCCGCGCACGGCATCGCGATCGTGTCGCAGGAGCTGATGACCTTTGGCGACCTGACCGTGCTGGAGAACCTCTTCCCGTTCGGCGGCCCCCGGCGGTTCGGGCTGGTGAGCACGCGGGCGATGGAGCGCCGGGCAGCGCCCGTACTCGAGGAGCTCGGCCTGGACGTGTCCCCGCACGCCCGCGTCGAGACGCTGTCGCTCGCCGACCGGCAGCTCCTGGAGATCTGCCGGGCCCTGCTCCAGGACCCGCGCGTCCTGATCCTCGACGAGCCCACCTCCGCGCTGCCGCGGCAGGCCGCCGACCGGCTCGCCGGGACCACCAAGCGGCTGGCCGAACGCGGGCTGGCCGTCCTTTACATCTCCCACTTCCTGGAGGAGGTCCTGCGCGTCGCGCAGCGGGTGACCGTGCTGCGGGACGGCCGTACCGTGCTGACCGGCGAGGAGATCGAGCAGGTGGGCGTCGACTCCCTGGTCACCGCGATGCTCGGCGGTGCGGCGCCTTCCGTCGCGCGGGCCGAGCGGGCCAGGCGCGGCGCCGCCTCGCTCGCGCTCACCGCCGTCGGCGTCGCCGGACGGCTCCGCGACGTGTCGTTGAACGCCTCCGGCGGCGAGATCGTCGGGCTCGCCGGCCTCCAGGGCGCCGGTCACCTCGCCGTGCTCGACGTCGTCTGCGGCCGGGCCCGGCCGGCCACCGGATCGGTACGGCTGCCGGGCGGCGCGGCGCCCCGTTCGCCGCGCCACGCCGTCGCCGCCGGAGTCGCGTACGTCTCCGGCGACCGCAAGGGCCGGGGACTGATGCTGGACCAGTCACTGTGGGAGAACGCCACCGCGGTACGCCGGCTCGGTCTCGGCCGCGACGGCCTGATGCCCTCCCGGCGGCGGATGGTCGAACGGACCGAACACCTCATCCGGCGGCTGCGCATCCGCGGCGGCCCGTACGACGTCACCGCGCAGTTGTCCGGCGGCAACCAGCAGAAGGCGGTCCTGGCCAAGTGGCTCGACGCCGATCCGGCCGTCTTCGCCCTCGACGACCCGACACGTGGCGTGGACGTGGGCGCACGCGCCGAAATGCACGAAATCGTGCGTGACCTCGCGAATGACGGCAAGATCGTCCTGATCGCCGCCACGGACCTGACCGAGCTTGTCGATTTGTGTGATCGCGTCCTGGTATTCCAACGGGGCCGGATCACTGATGAGATCGACGGGCAGTCGCTTTCCGAGCAGGCGCTGAGCCTGGCGATGAACGCCGGGTTCGCGGCGCCGCTCTGAAGGAGCCCCAGGCTGTGGCCGGTTCGGGTACGGCGTCCGGCTTGGCGGCTGGTTCGACCGAGGACGAAGGCAGGGAGACGATGAGCTTTCTCGACGAGAAGATCTGGACCGGATCGGTGTTCAGCGGTGACTGGGGCGCGTCGGCCGCCGGCGAGCTGAGCGTGGTCGAGCCGGCCACCGGCATCGAGCTCGGCCGGACCGGTCTCGCCGGCCCCACCGAGATCGGATCCGCCGCCGCGGCGGCGGCCGAAGCGCAGGCGGCCTGGGCCGAGACCTCCTTCGAGGAGCGGGCCGCGGTGCTCCGCAACGCCGGCCGTCTCTTCGAGGAACACGCGGCCGAGATCGAGGAATGGATCGTCCGCGAGACCGGAGCGATCCCGCCCAAGGCGGCGCTGGAGACCCACATCGCCGCGCAGGAGTGTTACGAGGCGGCCGCGCTCGCCTCGCACACGACCGGCGAGATCCTGCCCACGGCCAAGAAACGGCTCAGCCTCGCCCGGCGGATCCCCGTCGGTGTCGTCGGCGTGATCTCACCGTTCAACTTCCCGCTGATCCTCGGCATCCGGTCGGTCGCCCCCGCGCTCGCCCTG
It encodes:
- a CDS encoding ABC transporter permease encodes the protein MPPAVTGSAGEYRGGGRTSRPLYRRFVRDEFGVIAVLVVIVAGVGIFHPDFLRTGNLLSITHNTVYVGLMSCGIVFPLAMREVDLSVGGMYALCMVVGAVLIRDGLGTWFALLAILVLSAALGALNGVLTTYMGLPSFIVTLATALLFRGAGLALADGKQITDLPQNDAFFTFLGGDVAGVPTAVWIAAVLVVGLTVLFTRTRFGARVRAIGSNPEAAAFSGLPVVRTRIAALSLSGLMAGTAAIFSLAFFMAGDPTVGQGYELTAIAAAIIGGTPLAGGRGSVVGAVVGCLILSVVASALAFFQVPINWTTFATGGVILVAVGADTLLRRFRSTRSAGA
- a CDS encoding sugar ABC transporter substrate-binding protein — its product is MNQRTPWRAGLAAILVLGLTAACGDSGAGSGSKKLKMGIAVPNNSLNFAREMYQGATSAAQHAGNIDFKVVGPPNTDGPAEVQLFQNLVVTHRDGVVLFNLDPPIFTRPAAQAVDQGVPVVALDTAPTPGSKVGFFVGTDNYELGGLLAQAAVKKLGADTKGTVVIGQTDPGVPVLDNRVKGIKETFAKLAPGIKTLGPFHTYSDPAQNYNAWIAQVHAHPDAVAFLGVGDADSYDLAKIKQQEKGEYLTAGFDVDPKTLQAVKDGTNFAGIDPEHFLKGYISTAVLAQTVRDGKKLPNGWFKTPGMVVDSGNIDEVIAREKSPEAAYAWYKPQIDKLLANVGGNLRPLSQAR
- a CDS encoding sugar ABC transporter ATP-binding protein, which produces MLTATGLVKHYGGVAALDDAGITAESGQVHALVGENGAGKSTLVKIISGAVRPDAGSVELDGHPVRFANTRQASAHGIAIVSQELMTFGDLTVLENLFPFGGPRRFGLVSTRAMERRAAPVLEELGLDVSPHARVETLSLADRQLLEICRALLQDPRVLILDEPTSALPRQAADRLAGTTKRLAERGLAVLYISHFLEEVLRVAQRVTVLRDGRTVLTGEEIEQVGVDSLVTAMLGGAAPSVARAERARRGAASLALTAVGVAGRLRDVSLNASGGEIVGLAGLQGAGHLAVLDVVCGRARPATGSVRLPGGAAPRSPRHAVAAGVAYVSGDRKGRGLMLDQSLWENATAVRRLGLGRDGLMPSRRRMVERTEHLIRRLRIRGGPYDVTAQLSGGNQQKAVLAKWLDADPAVFALDDPTRGVDVGARAEMHEIVRDLANDGKIVLIAATDLTELVDLCDRVLVFQRGRITDEIDGQSLSEQALSLAMNAGFAAPL